The following are from one region of the Streptomyces rubrogriseus genome:
- the nrdR gene encoding transcriptional regulator NrdR produces the protein MHCPFCRHPDSRVVDSRTTDDGTSIRRRRQCPDCSRRFTTVETCSLMVVKRSGVTEPFSRTKVINGVRKACQGRPVTEDALAQLGQRVEEAVRATGSAELTTHDVGLAILGPLQELDLVAYLRFASVYRAFDSLEDFEAAITELRETTGHPGEDDTGTGSQENDRGPTGAGQVPEPAGAAD, from the coding sequence ATGCACTGCCCCTTCTGCAGGCACCCCGACAGCCGTGTCGTCGACAGTCGTACGACCGACGACGGCACGTCGATCCGCAGGCGCCGCCAGTGCCCTGACTGCTCCCGTCGGTTCACGACCGTGGAGACGTGCTCGCTCATGGTGGTGAAGCGGTCCGGGGTCACCGAACCGTTCAGCCGCACCAAGGTGATCAACGGTGTGCGCAAGGCCTGTCAGGGCCGGCCCGTCACCGAGGACGCGCTCGCCCAGCTCGGCCAGCGGGTCGAGGAGGCGGTGCGGGCCACCGGAAGCGCCGAGCTGACCACCCACGACGTGGGGCTGGCCATCCTCGGACCGTTGCAGGAGCTCGACCTCGTCGCCTATCTGCGATTCGCCTCCGTCTACCGGGCGTTCGACTCGCTCGAGGACTTCGAGGCCGCGATCACGGAACTGAGGGAGACGACGGGGCACCCCGGCGAGGACGACACCGGCACGGGGAGCCAGGAGAACGACCGCGGGCCCACGGGGGCAGGACAGGTCCCCGAGCCCGCAGGCGCCGCCGACTGA
- the lexA gene encoding transcriptional repressor LexA, translated as MTTTADSATITAQERPQGRPEPVHAMSDAANPEGHKRSLPGRPPGIRADSSGLTDRQRRVIEVIRDSVQRRGYPPSMREIGQAVGLSSTSSVAHQLMALERKGFLRRDPHRPRAYEVRGSDQAASVQPTDTAGKPAASYVPLVGRIAAGGPILAEESVEDVFPLPRQLVGDGELFVLKVVGDSMIEAAICDGDWVTVRRQPVAENGDIVAAMLEGEATVKRFKREDGHVWLLPHNSAYEPIPGDDATILGKVVAVLRRV; from the coding sequence GTGACCACCACCGCCGACAGTGCCACCATCACTGCCCAGGAACGCCCCCAGGGCCGTCCTGAGCCGGTGCACGCGATGAGCGACGCCGCGAATCCCGAGGGGCACAAGCGCTCCCTGCCAGGACGACCTCCCGGCATCCGGGCGGACAGCTCGGGGCTCACCGACCGCCAGCGCCGGGTGATCGAGGTCATCCGCGACTCCGTGCAGCGGCGCGGATACCCGCCGTCGATGCGGGAGATCGGCCAGGCCGTCGGTCTCTCCAGCACCTCGTCCGTGGCGCACCAGCTGATGGCACTCGAACGCAAGGGCTTCCTGCGCCGGGACCCGCACCGCCCGCGCGCCTACGAGGTGCGCGGCTCCGACCAGGCCGCCTCGGTGCAGCCCACGGACACCGCCGGAAAGCCGGCCGCCTCGTACGTCCCGCTGGTCGGCCGGATCGCCGCCGGTGGTCCGATCCTGGCCGAGGAGTCCGTCGAGGACGTCTTCCCGCTCCCCCGGCAGCTGGTCGGCGACGGTGAGCTGTTCGTCCTGAAGGTCGTCGGCGACTCGATGATCGAGGCCGCGATCTGCGACGGCGACTGGGTCACGGTCCGCCGTCAGCCGGTCGCGGAGAACGGCGACATCGTGGCCGCGATGCTCGAAGGCGAGGCCACCGTCAAGCGCTTCAAGCGCGAGGACGGCCACGTCTGGCTTCTCCCGCACAACTCGGCGTACGAGCCGATTCCCGGTGACGACGCGACCATCCTCGGCAAGGTGGTGGCCGTACTGCGTCGCGTCTGA
- a CDS encoding ATP-dependent DNA helicase codes for MTKPSLPELLHAAVTAVGGTERPGQVAMAEAVEEAIDGGSHLLVQAGTGTGKSLGYLVPALAHGERVVVATATLALQRQLVERDLPRTVDALHPQLRRRPEFAMLKGRSNYLCLHRLHEGMPQDEEEGLFDQFEAAAPTSKLGQDLLRMRDWADETETGDRDDLTPGVSDRAWAQVSVSSRECLGASKCAYGAECFAESARERAKLSEVVVTNHALLAIDAIEGAPVLPQHEVLIVDEAHELVSRVTGVATGELTPGQVNRAVRRAAKLVNEKAADQLQTAAEGFERLMELALPGRLEEVPEDLGYALMALRDACRTVISAIGTTRDKSVQDEDAVRKQALASVESVHDVAERITNGSEWDVVWYERHDRFGASLRVAPMSVSGLLREKLFTDRSVVLTSATLKLGGDFNGVGASLGLAPEGTEGDDVPQWKGVDVGSPFDYRKQGILYVAKHLARPARDGDRGDMLDELTELIQAAGGRTLGLFSSMRAAQLAAEELRSRIPEYPILLQGEETLGELIKNFAADPGTCLFGTLSLWQGVDVPGPSCQLVVMDKIPFPRPDDPLMSARQKAVEEAGGNGFMAVAATHAALLMAQGAGRLVRASGDRGVVAVLDQRLATARYGSYLKASLPDFWFTTDRNQVRKSLAAIDAKARQTEAAGQTESG; via the coding sequence ATGACGAAGCCCTCACTCCCCGAACTCCTGCACGCCGCCGTCACCGCCGTCGGCGGAACGGAGCGTCCCGGCCAGGTGGCCATGGCCGAAGCCGTCGAGGAAGCCATCGACGGCGGCTCCCACCTGCTCGTCCAGGCCGGCACCGGCACCGGAAAGTCGCTGGGGTACCTGGTGCCCGCGCTGGCGCACGGCGAGCGGGTGGTCGTGGCCACGGCGACCCTGGCCCTGCAGCGCCAGCTGGTCGAGCGGGACCTGCCCCGCACGGTCGACGCGCTCCATCCCCAGCTGCGCCGCCGTCCCGAGTTCGCGATGCTCAAGGGCCGGTCGAACTATCTGTGCCTGCACCGGCTGCACGAGGGCATGCCGCAGGACGAGGAGGAGGGCCTCTTCGACCAGTTCGAGGCCGCCGCCCCCACCAGCAAACTGGGCCAGGACCTGCTGCGGATGCGCGACTGGGCGGACGAGACCGAGACCGGCGACCGCGACGACCTCACGCCGGGCGTCTCCGACCGCGCCTGGGCGCAGGTGTCGGTGTCCTCCCGGGAGTGCCTGGGCGCCTCGAAGTGTGCCTACGGCGCCGAGTGCTTCGCCGAGTCGGCCCGTGAGCGGGCCAAGCTCTCCGAGGTCGTCGTCACCAATCACGCGCTGCTCGCGATCGACGCCATCGAGGGCGCGCCCGTCCTGCCGCAGCACGAGGTGCTGATCGTCGACGAGGCGCACGAGCTGGTCTCCCGGGTCACCGGAGTCGCCACCGGCGAGCTGACCCCCGGCCAGGTCAACCGTGCGGTGCGCCGTGCCGCGAAGCTGGTGAACGAGAAGGCCGCCGACCAGCTCCAGACCGCCGCGGAGGGCTTCGAGCGGCTGATGGAGCTCGCGCTGCCGGGCCGCCTCGAGGAGGTCCCGGAGGATCTCGGCTACGCCCTGATGGCCCTGCGGGACGCCTGTCGCACGGTCATCTCGGCGATCGGGACCACCCGTGACAAGTCCGTGCAGGACGAGGACGCGGTCCGCAAGCAGGCGCTGGCCTCCGTGGAGTCCGTGCACGACGTGGCGGAGCGGATCACCAACGGCTCCGAGTGGGACGTCGTCTGGTACGAGCGCCACGACCGGTTCGGCGCCTCGCTGCGGGTCGCGCCGATGTCCGTCTCCGGACTGCTGCGGGAGAAGCTCTTCACCGACCGCTCGGTCGTCCTGACCTCCGCGACGCTGAAGCTGGGCGGCGACTTCAACGGCGTCGGGGCGTCCCTCGGCCTCGCCCCCGAGGGCACCGAGGGCGACGACGTGCCCCAGTGGAAGGGCGTCGACGTCGGCTCGCCCTTCGACTACCGCAAGCAGGGCATCCTCTACGTCGCCAAGCACCTGGCCCGCCCCGCCAGGGACGGCGACCGCGGCGACATGCTCGACGAGCTGACCGAGCTGATCCAGGCGGCGGGCGGCCGCACCCTGGGCCTGTTCTCCTCGATGCGCGCGGCCCAGCTGGCCGCCGAGGAGCTGCGCTCGCGGATCCCGGAGTACCCGATCCTCCTCCAGGGCGAGGAGACCCTCGGCGAGCTGATCAAGAACTTCGCGGCCGACCCCGGGACCTGCCTCTTCGGCACCCTGTCCCTGTGGCAGGGCGTCGACGTGCCCGGGCCCAGCTGCCAGCTGGTCGTCATGGACAAGATCCCGTTCCCGCGTCCCGACGACCCCCTGATGAGCGCACGCCAGAAGGCGGTGGAGGAGGCAGGGGGCAACGGCTTCATGGCGGTCGCCGCCACCCACGCCGCGCTGCTCATGGCGCAGGGCGCGGGCAGGCTGGTCCGCGCGTCGGGCGACCGCGGGGTGGTCGCCGTACTCGACCAGCGACTGGCGACGGCCCGGTACGGCAGCTATCTGAAGGCGTCGCTGCCCGACTTCTGGTTCACCACGGACCGAAACCAGGTCCGCAAGTCACTCGCCGCGATCGATGCGAAGGCACGGCAGACCGAGGCCGCGGGGCAGACGGAGAGCGGCTGA
- a CDS encoding GNAT family N-acetyltransferase, protein MVERAALPKERTVHSTNPTDASADDTLDLHLPEEFVALFRTPAHDCAQAGTARAREDLLDGIADWGPSDTSAGVFHLVPADLERDVPLLARWMNDPAVAAYWELTGPQSVTADHLRAQLTGDGRSVPCVGTLDGVPMSYWEIYRADLDPLARYCPVRPHDTGVHLLIGDGTHRGRGLGTELIRAVTDLVLAGRPACTRVLAEPDVRNRPSVAAFLGAGFRPTGEVELPTKRAVLMVRAREAREQSP, encoded by the coding sequence ATGGTTGAGCGGGCCGCCCTCCCGAAGGAGCGAACTGTGCATTCCACGAACCCCACCGACGCGAGCGCCGACGACACCCTGGACCTGCACCTGCCCGAGGAGTTCGTCGCCCTCTTCCGGACCCCGGCGCACGACTGCGCGCAAGCGGGGACGGCACGCGCGCGTGAGGACCTCCTCGACGGGATCGCCGACTGGGGGCCGAGCGACACCTCCGCCGGGGTCTTCCACCTGGTCCCCGCCGACCTCGAACGGGACGTCCCCCTCCTCGCCCGCTGGATGAACGACCCCGCCGTCGCGGCGTACTGGGAGCTGACCGGCCCGCAGAGCGTGACCGCGGACCACCTACGGGCCCAGCTGACCGGCGACGGGCGCAGCGTCCCGTGCGTCGGGACGCTGGACGGGGTGCCGATGAGCTACTGGGAGATCTACCGCGCCGATCTCGATCCGCTGGCCCGGTACTGCCCGGTCCGGCCCCACGACACCGGCGTCCACCTGCTGATCGGCGACGGCACCCACCGCGGGCGGGGCCTCGGAACCGAGCTGATCAGGGCCGTCACCGACCTCGTCCTCGCGGGCCGACCGGCCTGCACGCGCGTGCTCGCCGAACCCGACGTCCGCAACAGGCCGTCCGTCGCGGCGTTCCTCGGCGCCGGGTTCCGGCCGACGGGGGAGGTGGAGCTGCCCACCAAGCGCGCCGTTCTCATGGTCCGGGCACGCGAGGCGCGGGAACAGTCGCCGTGA
- a CDS encoding IucA/IucC family protein has product MRPTPGHGTPGGPALHTDPAPEPAPAATSTPGTPAAPGPVAAPVAARDAAAESDGTPGTAPRLAPAHGVLPGPRPASHTRQSAAGPLDDLDPCAAAQAAGTENLIRCWAREADLSAPDDGVLHVPLPASGTALAVPVRYWSATGAHRFGPPRLSGAPASAPPVDAVTLAALLVRETAGAPGPDGPDLVARVADSVRRTAVFLRDRAGSGERGGSDLFLAAEQALLLGHPLHPTPKSREGLTEDEARRYSPELRGSFPLHWLAVAPSVLGTDSAWTERGRPVTAPALTARLAADGPAAPEGYALLPLHPWQFRAVLHRPDVAALLDAGLVRDLGARGPAWHPTSSVRTVHRGGAPAMLKLSLGLHITNSRRENLRKELHRGVEVHRLLRRGLSRQWRSAHPHFDIVRDPAWLAVDGADGTPVRGLDVVVRHNPFRPSDDVCCVASLVAPRPHTRLAEVVTRLAGRTGRPREAVAVEWFLRYLHHVVRPVLWLDARAGIALEAHQQNTLVMLDADGWPAGGRYRDNQGYYFRESRRAELDARLPGIGEHSDTFVADAVTDERFAYYLAVNNVFGLIGTFGSERLAPEGTLLAAFRRFLGELDSGPDPQGGPLPAYLLDSPVLRCKANLLTRLHGLDELVGPVDTQSVYVTIANPLHG; this is encoded by the coding sequence ATGAGACCCACCCCCGGACACGGCACGCCAGGAGGACCCGCGTTGCACACCGACCCCGCCCCCGAACCGGCCCCCGCGGCAACCTCCACCCCCGGGACCCCGGCTGCTCCGGGGCCTGTCGCGGCTCCGGTCGCCGCGCGCGACGCCGCCGCGGAGTCCGACGGAACTCCGGGCACCGCACCACGGCTTGCCCCGGCGCACGGCGTCCTCCCCGGGCCGCGGCCCGCGTCGCACACCCGCCAGTCCGCGGCCGGCCCCCTGGACGACCTCGATCCCTGCGCCGCCGCCCAGGCCGCGGGCACGGAGAACCTGATCCGCTGCTGGGCCCGTGAGGCCGACCTGTCCGCCCCCGACGACGGCGTCCTCCACGTGCCGCTCCCGGCCTCCGGTACGGCGCTCGCCGTGCCCGTCCGCTACTGGTCCGCGACCGGAGCGCACCGCTTCGGCCCGCCGCGGCTGTCCGGCGCTCCCGCGTCGGCGCCGCCGGTGGACGCGGTCACGCTCGCCGCGCTGCTCGTACGCGAGACGGCCGGTGCACCAGGGCCGGACGGCCCCGACCTCGTCGCGCGCGTGGCCGACTCCGTCCGCCGCACCGCCGTCTTCCTCCGGGACCGCGCCGGTTCAGGCGAACGCGGCGGGTCCGACCTGTTCCTCGCCGCCGAACAGGCCCTGCTCCTCGGACACCCGCTGCATCCCACCCCGAAGAGCCGGGAGGGCCTCACCGAGGACGAGGCACGCCGGTACTCACCGGAGCTGCGCGGCTCCTTCCCGCTGCACTGGCTGGCCGTCGCCCCCTCCGTGCTCGGCACCGACTCGGCCTGGACCGAGCGCGGCCGCCCGGTCACCGCGCCCGCGCTCACCGCACGCCTCGCTGCGGACGGTCCGGCGGCACCGGAGGGGTACGCCCTCCTGCCGCTGCACCCCTGGCAGTTCCGCGCGGTGCTGCACCGGCCGGACGTCGCCGCCCTCCTGGACGCCGGGCTGGTCAGGGACCTCGGCGCCCGGGGCCCGGCATGGCATCCCACGTCCTCCGTGCGCACCGTCCACCGGGGTGGCGCACCCGCCATGCTCAAGCTCTCGCTGGGCCTGCACATCACCAACTCCCGCAGGGAGAACCTCCGCAAGGAGCTCCACCGCGGCGTCGAGGTGCACCGCCTGCTGCGCCGCGGCCTGTCCCGCCAGTGGCGGTCGGCCCACCCGCACTTCGACATCGTCCGCGACCCCGCCTGGCTGGCCGTCGACGGCGCCGACGGCACGCCCGTGCGCGGCCTCGACGTCGTCGTCCGGCACAACCCCTTCCGGCCCTCGGACGACGTCTGCTGCGTGGCCTCCCTCGTGGCGCCGCGGCCGCACACCCGGCTGGCGGAGGTGGTCACCCGGCTCGCCGGGCGGACCGGCCGCCCGCGCGAGGCGGTCGCCGTGGAGTGGTTCCTGCGCTACCTCCACCACGTCGTTCGCCCCGTCCTGTGGCTGGACGCCCGCGCGGGGATCGCCCTGGAGGCGCACCAGCAGAACACGCTCGTCATGCTGGACGCCGACGGCTGGCCCGCGGGCGGCCGCTACCGCGACAACCAGGGCTACTACTTCCGCGAGTCCCGGCGTGCGGAACTCGACGCCAGGCTCCCCGGGATCGGCGAACACAGCGACACGTTCGTGGCCGACGCCGTCACCGACGAGCGCTTCGCCTACTACCTCGCCGTCAACAACGTGTTCGGTCTCATCGGCACCTTCGGCTCCGAGCGTCTCGCCCCGGAGGGCACGCTGCTGGCGGCCTTCCGCCGCTTCCTCGGTGAGCTGGACTCGGGCCCCGACCCCCAGGGCGGCCCGCTCCCCGCCTACCTGCTCGACTCACCCGTGCTGCGCTGCAAGGCGAACCTGCTGACCCGGCTGCACGGCCTGGACGAACTCGTCGGCCCGGTGGACACCCAGTCCGTCTACGTCACCATCGCCAACCCCCTGCATGGTTGA
- a CDS encoding aminotransferase class III-fold pyridoxal phosphate-dependent enzyme, giving the protein MAGPGPGPGSGLGPGDGGRRSAPRRPAAREPAARTYARALPVVPVRARGLTIEGADGRRYLDCVSGAGTLALGHNHPVVLDAIRAVLDSGAPLHVMDLTTPVEDAFVTELLRTLPPGLADRARVRFCGPAGTDPVDAAVALVRAATGRTRVVTVTDADADADADADADETVLGDSGGDGGPGRERPAGLLLEPVRSEAGVRPVPDGLVRRLRARAADRAVPLIVDETGTGVGRTGAYWAFEHSGVTPDVLVLAKAIGGSLPLAVVVHREDLGEPERTAGAFRGNQLALAAGAATLAHVREHRLAAHAATLGGRMLTGLRALAAEFTCVGDVRGRGLMAGVELVAPDTAPHVTAHGARPGTAVRPGAAAELATAVRRECLRRGLIVDVTGPRANVVRLLPPLIVTEEQMSAVLDRLADAVRAVDRGRPGGPVPLRGRRGPR; this is encoded by the coding sequence ATGGCAGGGCCGGGGCCAGGGCCAGGATCTGGACTGGGGCCGGGGGACGGCGGGCGAAGGAGTGCTCCGAGGCGCCCGGCGGCGCGGGAACCGGCCGCGCGCACCTACGCGCGCGCTCTCCCGGTCGTACCCGTCCGCGCCCGGGGCCTCACCATCGAGGGCGCCGACGGCCGCCGTTACCTGGACTGTGTCTCCGGCGCGGGCACCCTGGCCCTCGGCCACAACCACCCCGTCGTCCTGGACGCGATCCGCGCGGTCCTCGACTCGGGCGCGCCCCTGCACGTCATGGACCTCACCACACCGGTCGAGGACGCCTTCGTCACCGAGCTGCTGCGCACCCTGCCGCCGGGACTCGCCGACCGCGCGCGCGTGCGGTTCTGCGGCCCGGCCGGCACGGACCCGGTCGACGCCGCCGTCGCGCTGGTCCGTGCCGCCACCGGACGGACCCGGGTGGTCACCGTCACCGATGCCGATGCCGATGCCGATGCCGATGCCGATGCCGACGAGACGGTTCTCGGCGACAGCGGCGGCGACGGCGGGCCGGGACGGGAGCGGCCTGCCGGACTGCTCCTGGAACCGGTCCGAAGCGAGGCCGGGGTGCGTCCGGTGCCGGACGGCCTGGTGCGGCGCCTGCGGGCCCGCGCGGCCGACCGCGCCGTCCCGCTCATCGTCGACGAGACCGGAACGGGTGTGGGCCGGACCGGCGCCTACTGGGCCTTCGAGCACAGCGGAGTCACGCCCGACGTGCTGGTCCTCGCCAAGGCGATCGGCGGCAGCCTCCCCCTGGCCGTGGTGGTCCACCGCGAGGACCTGGGCGAACCGGAGCGTACGGCCGGCGCCTTCCGCGGCAACCAACTGGCCCTGGCCGCGGGAGCCGCCACCCTCGCCCACGTCCGCGAGCACCGGCTGGCCGCACACGCCGCCACGCTGGGCGGCCGGATGCTGACCGGACTGCGCGCCCTGGCCGCGGAGTTCACGTGTGTCGGCGACGTGCGCGGGCGGGGCCTGATGGCCGGTGTCGAACTCGTGGCACCGGACACCGCGCCCCACGTCACCGCCCATGGCGCCCGCCCCGGTACCGCCGTCCGCCCCGGCGCCGCCGCCGAGCTCGCCACCGCCGTCCGCCGGGAGTGCCTGCGCCGCGGGCTGATCGTGGACGTCACGGGCCCGCGCGCGAACGTCGTACGGCTGCTGCCGCCGCTCATCGTGACCGAGGAGCAGATGTCCGCCGTCCTCGACCGACTCGCCGACGCCGTACGGGCGGTGGACCGCGGCCGTCCCGGCGGCCCCGTCCCGTTACGCGGGAGGCGCGGCCCGAGATGA
- a CDS encoding trypsin-like serine peptidase, translating to MRSIRPSFSTRGIRRGRRGTSSAAAAVALVSALALTATACEDGDPEAGGDAAASASAADDGNGGIRIPDDIKDKLKEHGIDVDDWKNGAWKNWNKDDWLREAQDFVNPIIEGLWDPDRMRDAEEPDQEVDENDISGDQGVTDPEPAPVEAEAVPAKYHDNAATAGKLLFDSPKGSMVCSATVVKDPAHPGKSNMVWTAGHCVHAGKSGGWYRNIAFVPSYNDADKSVEELQNATKEELAPYGVWWGDWAQTSDQWIEQGGATGGDGASYDFAVIHVTPEKGSGGKSLEETVGAALPVDFDAPAVPEIESMKATGYPAAPPYDGQKLYQCQDKPGRLSLNASDPTMYRIGCTMTGGSSGGGWVAAGSDGKPALVSNTSIGPVTAGWLAGPRLGDEAKGVFDAVSGKFADQ from the coding sequence ATGCGATCCATACGGCCGTCGTTCAGCACGCGCGGAATCAGGCGCGGACGGCGCGGAACCTCCTCCGCGGCCGCCGCCGTGGCGCTCGTCTCGGCGCTCGCGCTCACCGCCACGGCGTGCGAGGACGGCGACCCCGAGGCGGGCGGCGACGCCGCGGCCTCCGCGTCCGCCGCGGACGACGGCAACGGCGGCATCCGGATCCCGGACGACATCAAGGACAAGCTCAAGGAACACGGGATCGACGTCGACGACTGGAAGAACGGCGCCTGGAAGAACTGGAACAAGGACGACTGGCTGCGCGAGGCGCAGGACTTCGTCAACCCGATCATCGAGGGCCTGTGGGACCCGGACCGGATGCGGGACGCCGAGGAGCCGGACCAGGAGGTCGACGAGAACGACATCTCCGGCGACCAGGGCGTGACCGACCCGGAGCCCGCGCCCGTCGAGGCGGAGGCCGTGCCGGCCAAGTACCACGACAACGCCGCCACGGCCGGCAAGCTCCTCTTCGACTCCCCCAAGGGTTCGATGGTGTGCTCGGCGACGGTCGTGAAGGACCCGGCCCACCCCGGCAAGTCCAACATGGTGTGGACGGCCGGCCACTGCGTGCACGCGGGCAAGAGCGGCGGCTGGTACCGCAACATCGCCTTCGTCCCGTCGTACAACGACGCGGACAAGTCGGTGGAGGAGCTGCAGAACGCCACCAAGGAGGAGCTCGCTCCCTACGGTGTCTGGTGGGGCGACTGGGCGCAGACCTCGGACCAGTGGATCGAGCAGGGCGGCGCGACCGGCGGTGACGGCGCCTCGTACGACTTCGCCGTGATCCATGTGACGCCGGAGAAGGGCAGCGGTGGCAAGTCGCTGGAGGAGACCGTCGGCGCCGCGCTGCCGGTCGACTTCGACGCGCCCGCCGTGCCGGAGATCGAGAGCATGAAGGCGACCGGCTACCCGGCCGCGCCGCCGTACGACGGCCAGAAGCTGTACCAGTGCCAGGACAAGCCCGGACGGCTGTCGCTCAACGCCTCCGACCCGACGATGTACCGCATCGGCTGCACCATGACCGGCGGCTCGTCCGGCGGTGGCTGGGTCGCCGCCGGTTCCGACGGCAAGCCCGCGCTGGTCTCCAACACCTCCATCGGTCCGGTGACGGCCGGCTGGCTGGCCGGTCCGCGCCTGGGCGACGAGGCCAAGGGCGTGTTCGACGCGGTGAGCGGCAAGTTCGCCGACCAGTGA
- a CDS encoding trypsin-like serine peptidase: MRSTPVSAAPRRGRRTALAAAGLVAALTLTATACGGSEQDEADAKPGGGTSGAAEAGGTGGGEGGPAAGLANRLKEHGIDVDRWKDGGWKDWDQDKWLSEAKDFVNPVIEGLWEPDRMKSAKEADKTVTTKDAAADQGATDPEPAPVEAVAEEKPYHENAAPVGKVFFDSPEGSMVCSGTVIKDVNHPGKSNLVWTAGHCVHAGGSGGWYRNIAFVPSYNDYGKSEAELANATTTEMAPYGTWWADWAATSDQWIKGGSESGGDGAAYDYSVLHVKPEQGGKSLEETVGAALEVDFSAPSATEVSSMGAWGYPAAAPYNGLEMFKCVDRPGRLSLSPSLPTMYRIGCTMTGGSSGGGWFRVVDGETRLVSNTSIGPLENTWLAGPQLGPSAEAMYQNMSKTYGGQ; the protein is encoded by the coding sequence ATGCGTTCCACACCTGTGTCCGCCGCGCCACGGCGCGGGCGGCGCACCGCACTCGCCGCCGCCGGTCTGGTCGCCGCGCTCACGCTCACCGCGACCGCCTGCGGCGGGTCGGAGCAGGACGAGGCCGACGCCAAGCCCGGTGGCGGCACCTCCGGGGCCGCCGAGGCGGGCGGCACCGGTGGCGGCGAGGGCGGGCCGGCGGCCGGGCTCGCGAACCGGCTCAAGGAGCACGGCATCGACGTCGACCGGTGGAAGGACGGCGGCTGGAAGGACTGGGACCAGGACAAGTGGCTCAGTGAGGCCAAGGACTTCGTCAACCCGGTGATCGAGGGCCTGTGGGAGCCGGACCGGATGAAGTCCGCGAAGGAGGCCGACAAGACCGTCACCACCAAGGACGCCGCCGCCGACCAGGGCGCCACCGACCCGGAGCCGGCGCCCGTCGAGGCCGTGGCCGAGGAGAAGCCGTACCACGAGAACGCCGCTCCGGTGGGGAAGGTCTTCTTCGACTCCCCCGAGGGCTCGATGGTCTGCTCCGGCACGGTGATCAAGGACGTGAACCACCCCGGGAAGTCCAACCTGGTGTGGACGGCGGGCCACTGCGTGCACGCGGGCGGCAGCGGCGGCTGGTACCGCAACATCGCCTTCGTCCCGTCGTACAACGACTACGGCAAGTCCGAGGCGGAACTGGCGAACGCGACGACCACCGAGATGGCGCCGTACGGCACCTGGTGGGCCGACTGGGCGGCGACCTCGGACCAGTGGATCAAGGGCGGTTCGGAGAGCGGCGGTGACGGGGCCGCGTACGACTACTCGGTGCTGCACGTGAAGCCCGAGCAGGGCGGCAAGTCGCTGGAGGAGACCGTCGGCGCCGCGCTGGAGGTGGACTTCTCCGCCCCCTCGGCGACCGAGGTGTCCAGCATGGGTGCCTGGGGCTACCCGGCGGCCGCGCCGTACAACGGCCTGGAGATGTTCAAGTGCGTCGACCGGCCCGGCCGGCTGTCGCTGAGCCCGTCGCTGCCGACGATGTACCGCATCGGCTGCACCATGACCGGCGGCTCGTCCGGCGGCGGCTGGTTCCGGGTGGTGGACGGCGAGACCAGGCTGGTCTCGAACACCTCGATCGGCCCGCTGGAGAACACCTGGCTGGCGGGCCCGCAGCTCGGCCCGTCGGCCGAGGCGATGTACCAGAACATGAGCAAGACGTACGGCGGTCAGTGA